The following proteins are co-located in the Phyllostomus discolor isolate MPI-MPIP mPhyDis1 chromosome 1, mPhyDis1.pri.v3, whole genome shotgun sequence genome:
- the FAM219B gene encoding protein FAM219B isoform X3: protein MATKETSWLAPPASTSGPWPCGAPGQVARAAGPFSGRSGRAVARLGEWTQAAVEKQGPYMVMRMPSIQAKLQKHRDLAKSVLRKKGMLAASPNRPDSSGKRSVKFNKGYTALSQSPDENLVSFNSDSDGELESRYSSGYSSAEVNQDVSRQLLQDGYHLDEIPDDEDLDLIPPKPMASSTCSCSWCCLGDSFSCTLQ from the exons aTGGCTACCAAGGAGACCAGCTGGCTTGCGCCACCTGCTTCTACCTCTGGACCTTGGCCCTGCGGGGCCCCAGGACAAGTGGCACGAGCTGCGGGGCCGTTCTCCGGGCGAAGCGGCCGCGCAGTCGCCCGACTTGGGGAATGGACCCAGGCGGCTGTGGAGAAGCAGGGGCCATACATGGTGATGCGCATGCCTTCCATTCAGGCCAAACTGC AGAAGCACCGGGACCTGGCCAAGTCGGTTCTGCGGAAAAAAGGCATGCTGGCGGCCTCGCCGAACCGCCCCGACTCTTCAGGGAAAAG GTCAGTGAAGTTTAACAAGGGCTATACTGCTCTTAGTCAGAGTCCTGATGAAAACCTGGTGTCCTTCAACTCTGACAG tgaTGGGGAGCTGGAATCCAGATACTCTTCCGGGTATTCCTCTGCAGAG GTAAACCAGGATGTGAGCCGTCAGCTGCTCCAGGATGGGTATCACCTGGATGAGATTCCAGATGATGAGGACTTGGACCTCATTCCCCCCAAGCCTATGGCCTCCTCAACGTGCTCCTGCTCCTGGTGCTGTCTTGGGGACTCTTTCTCTTGTACCCTCCAGTAG
- the FAM219B gene encoding protein FAM219B isoform X1 has product MATKETSWLAPPASTSGPWPCGAPGQVARAAGPFSGRSGRAVARLGEWTQAAVEKQGPYMVMRMPSIQAKLQKHRDLAKSVLRKKGMLAASPNRPDSSGKRSVKFNKGYTALSQSPDENLVSFNSDSDGELESRYSSGYSSAEASPECLPVRGHASGSVTTTAKCLCSACCVHSTIPDFRLVLQSCTLPSSHSRAGKPGCEPSAAPGWVSPG; this is encoded by the exons aTGGCTACCAAGGAGACCAGCTGGCTTGCGCCACCTGCTTCTACCTCTGGACCTTGGCCCTGCGGGGCCCCAGGACAAGTGGCACGAGCTGCGGGGCCGTTCTCCGGGCGAAGCGGCCGCGCAGTCGCCCGACTTGGGGAATGGACCCAGGCGGCTGTGGAGAAGCAGGGGCCATACATGGTGATGCGCATGCCTTCCATTCAGGCCAAACTGC AGAAGCACCGGGACCTGGCCAAGTCGGTTCTGCGGAAAAAAGGCATGCTGGCGGCCTCGCCGAACCGCCCCGACTCTTCAGGGAAAAG GTCAGTGAAGTTTAACAAGGGCTATACTGCTCTTAGTCAGAGTCCTGATGAAAACCTGGTGTCCTTCAACTCTGACAG tgaTGGGGAGCTGGAATCCAGATACTCTTCCGGGTATTCCTCTGCAGAGGCAAGTCCAGAATGCCTTCCTGTGCGGGGCCATGCATCAGGCAGTGTCACCACCACTGCCAAATGCTTGTGtagtgcctgctgtgtgcacaGCACTATACCAGACTTCCGGTTGGTTCTCCAGTCTTGTACTCTGCCCTCTTCCCACAGCAGAG CAGGTAAACCAGGATGTGAGCCGTCAGCTGCTCCAGGATGGGTATCACCTGGATGA
- the FAM219B gene encoding protein FAM219B isoform X2 produces MATKETSWLAPPASTSGPWPCGAPGQVARAAGPFSGRSGRAVARLGEWTQAAVEKQGPYMVMRMPSIQAKLQKHRDLAKSVLRKKGMLAASPNRPDSSGKRSVKFNKGYTALSQSPDENLVSFNSDSDGELESRYSSGYSSAEQVNQDVSRQLLQDGYHLDEIPDDEDLDLIPPKPMASSTCSCSWCCLGDSFSCTLQ; encoded by the exons aTGGCTACCAAGGAGACCAGCTGGCTTGCGCCACCTGCTTCTACCTCTGGACCTTGGCCCTGCGGGGCCCCAGGACAAGTGGCACGAGCTGCGGGGCCGTTCTCCGGGCGAAGCGGCCGCGCAGTCGCCCGACTTGGGGAATGGACCCAGGCGGCTGTGGAGAAGCAGGGGCCATACATGGTGATGCGCATGCCTTCCATTCAGGCCAAACTGC AGAAGCACCGGGACCTGGCCAAGTCGGTTCTGCGGAAAAAAGGCATGCTGGCGGCCTCGCCGAACCGCCCCGACTCTTCAGGGAAAAG GTCAGTGAAGTTTAACAAGGGCTATACTGCTCTTAGTCAGAGTCCTGATGAAAACCTGGTGTCCTTCAACTCTGACAG tgaTGGGGAGCTGGAATCCAGATACTCTTCCGGGTATTCCTCTGCAGAG CAGGTAAACCAGGATGTGAGCCGTCAGCTGCTCCAGGATGGGTATCACCTGGATGAGATTCCAGATGATGAGGACTTGGACCTCATTCCCCCCAAGCCTATGGCCTCCTCAACGTGCTCCTGCTCCTGGTGCTGTCTTGGGGACTCTTTCTCTTGTACCCTCCAGTAG